From a region of the Campylobacter sp. genome:
- a CDS encoding GatB/YqeY domain-containing protein: MGVREQILEDIKTAMKSGDHFRRDSLRMLNAALKQVEVDERISLSDERVFSILQSEIKRRNDSVEQYRAGGRDDLVQKEQGEIEIIASYLPAQLSDAELAAEVSSLITQLGASGAKDMGRVMRAAKEALGSSVDGKRLSEAVKAALK; this comes from the coding sequence ATGGGTGTGCGAGAGCAAATTTTAGAAGACATTAAAACGGCGATGAAAAGCGGCGATCACTTCCGCAGAGACAGCCTTAGGATGCTTAACGCCGCGCTTAAGCAGGTCGAGGTGGACGAGCGCATCAGCCTTAGCGATGAGCGCGTCTTTAGCATCCTTCAAAGCGAGATCAAGCGCCGAAATGACTCTGTAGAGCAGTACCGCGCGGGCGGTCGCGACGATCTGGTGCAAAAAGAGCAGGGCGAGATCGAGATTATCGCATCCTATCTGCCCGCGCAGCTAAGCGATGCCGAGCTTGCCGCCGAGGTTAGCTCGCTAATCACGCAGCTTGGCGCTAGCGGCGCAAAGGATATGGGGCGCGTGATGAGAGCTGCCAAGGAAGCGCTTGGTTCAAGTGTGGACGGCAAGCGGCTGAGCGAGGCGGTCAAAGCGGCACTGAAGTAG
- the groES gene encoding co-chaperone GroES, which produces MKFQPLGKRVLIEREEETKKTASGIIIPDNASKEKPSTGKIVAVGSECEGVKNGDTVAFAKYAGSEISLDDKKYLILNLEDVLGIIK; this is translated from the coding sequence ATGAAATTTCAACCACTTGGCAAGCGCGTTCTAATTGAGCGCGAGGAGGAAACCAAAAAGACCGCTTCGGGCATCATCATCCCCGACAATGCTTCAAAAGAGAAGCCTTCGACCGGCAAAATCGTAGCCGTCGGCAGCGAATGTGAAGGCGTCAAAAATGGCGATACCGTAGCGTTTGCAAAATACGCAGGCAGCGAGATCAGCTTAGACGATAAGAAATACCTTATCTTAAATTTAGAAGATGTTTTGGGCATAATTAAATAA
- the groL gene encoding chaperonin GroEL (60 kDa chaperone family; promotes refolding of misfolded polypeptides especially under stressful conditions; forms two stacked rings of heptamers to form a barrel-shaped 14mer; ends can be capped by GroES; misfolded proteins enter the barrel where they are refolded when GroES binds) — MAKEIIFSDDARNKLYAGVRKLNDAVKVTMGPRGRNVLIQKSFGAPAITKDGVTVAKEIELKDTLENMGASLVREVASKTNDQAGDGTTTATVLAHAIFKEGLRNVTAGANPIEVKRGMDKFSAAIIEELKKSSKKVSGKKEIAQVATISANNDSSVGDLIADAMEKVGKDGVITVEEAKSINDELTVVEGMQFDRGYLSPYFITNAEKMLVELSSPLVLLFDKKITNLKDLLPVLEQVQKSGKPLLIIAEDIEGEALATLVVNKLRGVLNISAVKAPGFGDRRKAMLEDIAILTGGTVISEELGRTLESASMADLGQAERIVIDKDNTTIVGGAGKKKDIDARVLQIKAQIAETTSDYDKEKLQERMAKLSGGVAVIKVGAATETEMKEKKDRVDDALNATKAAVDEGIVIGGGAALIRAGLSVKLALSGDELIGADIVKRALFAPLRQIAENAGFDAGVVANKVEQGSDKKFGFNAANGEYVNMFEAGIIDPVKVERIALQNAVSVASLLLTTEATVSEIKEEKPAMPPMPDMGGMGGMGGMM, encoded by the coding sequence ATGGCAAAAGAGATTATTTTTTCAGACGACGCAAGAAACAAACTCTACGCGGGCGTTAGGAAACTAAACGACGCGGTAAAAGTTACGATGGGACCTCGCGGTCGCAATGTCTTAATCCAAAAAAGCTTCGGCGCTCCGGCGATCACAAAAGACGGCGTAACCGTAGCTAAAGAGATCGAGCTAAAAGATACGCTAGAGAATATGGGTGCTTCTTTGGTGCGCGAAGTAGCGAGCAAGACCAACGATCAAGCGGGCGACGGCACTACTACAGCAACCGTGCTAGCTCACGCGATCTTTAAAGAAGGCCTACGTAACGTAACTGCGGGCGCAAATCCGATCGAAGTTAAGCGCGGTATGGATAAATTTAGCGCTGCGATCATCGAGGAGCTAAAAAAATCATCTAAAAAAGTAAGCGGCAAAAAAGAGATCGCTCAGGTTGCTACTATCTCTGCAAACAACGATAGCTCCGTCGGCGATCTGATCGCAGATGCGATGGAGAAGGTCGGTAAAGACGGCGTCATCACCGTAGAAGAGGCAAAATCGATCAACGATGAGCTAACCGTCGTCGAGGGAATGCAGTTTGACCGCGGCTATCTAAGCCCATATTTCATTACAAATGCCGAGAAAATGCTAGTCGAGCTAAGCTCGCCGCTAGTGCTTCTATTTGACAAAAAAATTACAAATTTAAAAGACCTATTACCAGTTTTGGAGCAGGTTCAAAAAAGCGGCAAACCTCTTCTAATAATCGCCGAGGATATCGAGGGCGAGGCGCTTGCGACTTTAGTCGTAAATAAACTTCGCGGCGTGCTAAACATCTCCGCGGTCAAAGCCCCTGGATTTGGCGATCGTAGAAAGGCGATGCTTGAAGATATCGCGATTTTAACAGGCGGCACCGTCATCAGCGAGGAGCTTGGCAGAACGCTAGAAAGCGCTTCCATGGCCGATCTTGGACAGGCTGAGCGTATCGTGATCGACAAAGATAACACCACTATCGTAGGCGGCGCGGGCAAGAAAAAAGATATCGACGCGCGCGTTTTGCAGATCAAAGCTCAAATCGCCGAGACTACGAGCGATTACGATAAAGAGAAGCTTCAAGAGCGCATGGCTAAGCTTAGCGGCGGCGTTGCGGTTATCAAGGTGGGCGCTGCGACCGAAACCGAGATGAAAGAGAAAAAAGACCGCGTGGACGACGCTCTAAACGCAACCAAAGCAGCCGTAGACGAGGGTATCGTAATCGGCGGCGGCGCTGCGCTAATCAGAGCGGGACTTAGCGTAAAGCTAGCCCTAAGCGGTGACGAGCTTATCGGTGCGGACATCGTTAAGCGCGCGCTTTTCGCTCCGCTTCGCCAGATCGCCGAGAATGCAGGATTTGACGCGGGTGTCGTAGCAAATAAGGTTGAGCAAGGCTCGGACAAAAAATTCGGCTTCAACGCCGCAAACGGCGAGTACGTCAATATGTTTGAGGCAGGTATCATCGATCCGGTCAAAGTCGAGCGTATTGCGCTTCAAAACGCGGTCTCTGTCGCAAGCCTACTTCTAACGACCGAAGCGACCGTAAGCGAGATCAAAGAGGAGAAACCTGCAATGCCTCCAATGCCTGATATGGGCGGAATGGGTGGCATGGGCGGAATGATGTAG
- the ispG gene encoding flavodoxin-dependent (E)-4-hydroxy-3-methylbut-2-enyl-diphosphate synthase, whose protein sequence is MKNRYPTRQISVGSVKIGGGAPISVQSMSFSKTKDVEGTLEQINRLYFAGCDIVRCAVLDKQDADALTRIKKSSPLPIVADIHFNFRLALQVAEFVDAIRINPGNIGGKDRIKEVVRACKARSLPIRIGVNLGSLEEQFEQKYGRSVEAMVQSALYNAALLEDEDFSDIAISLKTSDAPSTVAAYRALRPLCEYPFHLGVTEAGTKFHASIKSAIALGALLMEGIGDTMRVSITGELEEEIRVARAILQDAGVQKSGVNIISCPTCGRLQSDLLSAIKIVEEKTAHIKTPLNISVMGCVVNAIGEAKGADVAIAFGNGRGIVMRHGEVVAKLEEGKLVERFLQEVEDEVRAREGA, encoded by the coding sequence TTGAAAAATCGCTATCCGACCCGTCAAATCTCCGTCGGCTCCGTCAAAATCGGCGGCGGTGCGCCCATCTCCGTGCAGTCGATGAGCTTTTCTAAAACAAAGGACGTGGAGGGCACGCTAGAGCAGATAAACCGCCTGTATTTCGCGGGCTGCGACATCGTGCGCTGCGCCGTGCTCGATAAGCAGGATGCGGACGCGCTCACACGCATCAAAAAAAGCTCGCCGCTTCCCATCGTAGCGGATATCCATTTTAATTTTCGCTTGGCGCTACAGGTCGCGGAGTTTGTCGATGCTATCCGCATAAACCCGGGCAATATCGGTGGCAAGGACCGTATCAAGGAGGTCGTGCGTGCGTGCAAAGCTCGCAGCTTGCCCATCCGCATCGGCGTAAATTTGGGCTCACTCGAGGAGCAGTTTGAGCAAAAATACGGCCGCAGCGTGGAGGCGATGGTGCAAAGCGCGCTGTATAACGCCGCGCTGCTTGAAGATGAGGACTTTAGCGATATCGCGATCTCGCTTAAGACTTCGGACGCGCCGAGCACGGTGGCTGCGTATCGCGCGCTGCGCCCGCTATGCGAGTATCCTTTTCATCTGGGCGTGACCGAGGCGGGGACGAAATTTCACGCGAGCATCAAGAGCGCGATCGCGCTGGGAGCGCTTCTGATGGAGGGGATCGGCGATACGATGCGCGTGAGTATCACGGGCGAGCTTGAGGAGGAGATCCGCGTCGCGCGCGCGATCCTGCAGGATGCGGGCGTGCAAAAAAGCGGCGTCAATATCATCTCGTGCCCTACCTGCGGGCGTTTGCAAAGCGATCTGCTAAGCGCGATCAAAATCGTCGAAGAAAAAACCGCGCACATCAAAACGCCGCTAAATATCAGCGTCATGGGCTGCGTCGTAAATGCGATCGGCGAGGCGAAGGGCGCGGACGTGGCGATCGCGTTCGGCAACGGGCGCGGCATCGTGATGCGCCACGGCGAAGTGGTCGCCAAACTCGAGGAGGGCAAGCTCGTGGAGCGGTTTTTGCAAGAGGTCGAGGACGAGGTGCGGGCTCGCGAAGGAGCGTGA
- a CDS encoding replicative DNA helicase, which translates to MATKQNVPANLYDLDMERAILSSLLQNEDAYGELSEIISVGDFFYKPHADIYEAIVKCSSHNEPIAPSFVKKWLAERYDDGAFTEVVATSGVVDAPKYALELREKSIKRSLIKVAHEIPSMVNEAVRSKDTADKISSKIYELIDEERHGGIKKSHEIIADVVEELKRQKALAGSELVGLDTGFRFLNDYTKGLKPGELIIIAARPGMGKTAFALNLMMKTLQSGKGVVFFSLEMPSVQLMYRILSALSSIPLSDIMSAKLSDDDWTRFNDACDAVLNMPLFVYDSGYVNIHQVRTQLRKLKSADANIELCVIDYIGLMTSTSNYSERHLQIAEISRGLKLLARELNIPIIALSQLNRSLEARSNKRPMLSDLRESGAIEQDADIILFVYRDEVYKEQMERERISRLEAEGKDAGEPVFRRNDYQEKAEIIVGKNRSGEAGRTIEVGFQGRFTRFVDTSFGGEPSESAIFNENDNLDYVSQLQDQGFEELVGQHPDTAQNLQQNLTQNFNEAQNFNEAQNSGVSLNTSSTSARNSSVNIDFDEMPSFGESSEQDGEEIDGESKLSAEQGLAEVQRAPQKQEFQGQNLDDVIAGSISPETEHMRGNSAEQNVKSAESAKDALQDVKGASQGAEKVAGASRGAESVQREDASYFGGDDSVDGGRSSFEAQEDEAKFKPAPPLNIEEMGIPKINEANRLDDDDAPLDL; encoded by the coding sequence ATGGCAACAAAGCAGAATGTGCCTGCAAATTTATACGATCTGGATATGGAGCGCGCGATCTTAAGCTCGCTTTTGCAAAACGAGGACGCATACGGCGAGCTGAGCGAGATAATCTCGGTCGGCGATTTTTTCTACAAGCCGCACGCCGACATCTACGAGGCGATCGTCAAGTGCTCCTCGCACAACGAACCGATCGCGCCAAGCTTCGTTAAAAAATGGCTAGCCGAGCGCTACGACGATGGCGCATTTACCGAGGTCGTAGCCACCAGCGGCGTAGTCGATGCCCCAAAATACGCGCTCGAGCTGCGCGAAAAATCGATCAAGCGCTCACTAATCAAGGTCGCGCACGAGATCCCTTCGATGGTAAACGAAGCCGTGCGCAGCAAAGACACCGCCGATAAAATCAGCTCCAAAATTTACGAGCTCATCGACGAGGAGCGCCACGGCGGCATCAAAAAATCGCACGAGATCATCGCCGACGTAGTAGAGGAGCTGAAGCGTCAAAAGGCGCTAGCAGGCTCGGAGCTCGTGGGGCTGGATACCGGCTTTCGCTTCCTAAACGACTACACGAAGGGGCTAAAGCCGGGCGAGCTCATCATCATCGCCGCCCGCCCCGGTATGGGAAAGACCGCCTTTGCGCTAAATTTGATGATGAAAACTCTGCAAAGCGGCAAGGGCGTCGTATTTTTCTCGCTCGAGATGCCCTCTGTGCAGCTGATGTATCGCATACTAAGCGCGCTTAGCTCGATCCCGCTAAGCGACATAATGAGCGCCAAGCTCAGCGACGACGACTGGACGCGCTTCAACGACGCCTGCGACGCGGTGCTGAATATGCCGCTTTTCGTCTATGACAGCGGCTATGTAAACATCCACCAAGTCCGCACCCAGCTGCGCAAGCTCAAATCCGCGGATGCTAACATCGAGCTTTGCGTGATCGATTACATCGGACTTATGACGAGCACGAGCAACTACTCCGAACGCCACCTGCAAATCGCCGAAATTTCGCGCGGGCTCAAGCTTTTGGCGCGCGAGCTCAACATCCCGATCATCGCGCTATCGCAGCTAAACCGCTCGCTTGAGGCACGCTCTAACAAACGCCCGATGCTAAGCGATCTGCGCGAAAGTGGCGCGATCGAGCAGGACGCCGACATCATACTTTTCGTCTATCGCGACGAGGTTTATAAAGAGCAGATGGAGCGCGAGCGCATTTCGCGGCTGGAGGCCGAGGGCAAGGACGCGGGCGAGCCCGTGTTTAGGCGCAACGACTATCAGGAAAAAGCCGAAATCATCGTCGGCAAAAACCGCTCGGGCGAGGCGGGCAGGACGATCGAGGTAGGCTTTCAGGGTAGATTTACCCGCTTCGTCGATACGAGCTTCGGCGGCGAGCCCAGCGAGAGTGCGATCTTTAACGAAAACGATAATCTCGACTACGTCTCGCAGCTGCAAGATCAGGGCTTTGAGGAGCTAGTTGGGCAGCATCCCGATACAGCGCAGAATTTGCAGCAAAATTTAACGCAGAATTTTAATGAAGCCCAAAATTTTAACGAAGCGCAAAATAGCGGCGTAAGCTTAAACACAAGCTCCACTAGCGCCCGAAATTCCAGCGTAAATATCGATTTTGATGAGATGCCTAGCTTTGGCGAAAGCAGTGAGCAGGACGGCGAGGAGATAGACGGCGAGTCTAAGCTTAGCGCAGAGCAGGGCTTAGCAGAGGTGCAGCGCGCACCGCAAAAGCAAGAATTTCAGGGACAAAATTTAGATGATGTAATAGCGGGCAGTATCTCGCCCGAAACAGAGCACATGCGTGGAAATTCGGCCGAGCAAAACGTAAAGAGTGCGGAGAGCGCAAAAGACGCGCTGCAAGATGTAAAAGGCGCATCGCAAGGCGCAGAGAAGGTAGCGGGCGCGTCGCGAGGAGCGGAGAGTGTGCAGCGAGAGGATGCCTCGTATTTTGGGGGTGATGATAGTGTCGATGGCGGCAGGTCGTCTTTTGAAGCGCAAGAGGACGAGGCGAAATTTAAACCAGCGCCGCCTTTAAATATCGAAGAAATGGGCATTCCAAAGATCAATGAGGCAAACAGGCTCGATGACGACGACGCGCCGCTGGATCTGTGA